GGCAACCTGTTTCTCAATCTGCTCCAGAATCTCATCATCCCCGCTGGCCACGATCGTAATCCTCGTATATCTCGGGTCCGCAGTCACGCCTGCGGTAATGCTCTCGATATTATAACCCCGTCTCGAAAAAAGGCCGGAGATCCGGCTGAGTACACCGGACGTATTATCTACCAGAAGCTGAAATACTTTCTTATTCATAATGACTCCTCTTTTTCTTTTTATTACACACAAATGACCGTCGCACAAAGACATCCTCACGCTTCATGTTACCCATTCTAACAACAAATATTTTCTTTGTCAATGTATGCGTCTGTGGAATGCCTGCTATAACACACCATTATAATACCGTTCTGTACTATGCTTTGTAATTAACACAAGACAATCCTGTAATTATAAGACCTCGCTGCATTTTGGCAGTGCCAGCGTCCCGGTCCGCGCCACTTCGACGATACTGATCGACTGCAGCAGCGTAATCAGGAGAGCTGTCCGTTCCGGCACATCGCAGATCTGTATCATCATATGATTTTTCGACATATCCACAATCTGTGCTTTCATGATCTCGCAAGTCTCCATAATGTCCCTTCGGTTTCCCTTGTTAAATTTCACTTTCACAAGCATCAGCTCCCGGCTGATGCTCTGGGACTCGTCAAAAGTCTTCACTTTGATAATATCGAGCTTTTTATTTAACTGTTTCTCAATCTGCTCGATCGTCCTCTCATCTCCGCTGCTGACAATCGTCATACAGGACACTGCCGGATCATCGGTCTCTCCTACGGCGAGACTGTCAATATTAAAACATCTTCTGGAAAAGAGTCCGGCCACCTTACACAGTACACCGGAACGGTTCTCCACAAGAACAGAATAGATTCTTTTCATCACTGTGTTCCTCCTATTTTACCAGATCCATCGGATCTATGAGACATTCCATCAAAACAGAAGTGTCGCCCTGCAGGAATCTGTCGACCGCTTCCTCCGCCCCATCCATATTGGTAAGCCGGATAAAGGGGAGTTCATAAGCCGACGCCAGCTTTTCCAGATCAGGACTGCCTGACAGATCGACGACAGAGTAATGGTCTTTGTACGTATAATGCTGATACTCCCGCACCATGCCCAGGTAATTGTTTTTCAGCACAATAATCTTCACCGGCACATTATGCTGCCGCATCGTCGCCAGCTCCATCATTGACATCTGAAAAGAACCGTCCCCACAGACAGCAATGACCTGTCTCGAAGGATCTCCCAATTTTGCTCCCATAGCGGCCGGAATGGAATACCCCATCGTCCCCATACCACCGGAAGTGAGAAAACGCCCTTTCTTAACGACATGATACCCGCACGACCAGATCTGATTCTGACCGACATCCGCCACATAGACTGCCGTCTCCTCCATCTTCTCCGAGAGCAGGCGGATCAGCGTCGCCGGGTCCACATAG
The sequence above is a segment of the Lachnospiraceae bacterium JLR.KK008 genome. Coding sequences within it:
- the ilvN gene encoding acetolactate synthase small subunit, coding for MKRIYSVLVENRSGVLCKVAGLFSRRCFNIDSLAVGETDDPAVSCMTIVSSGDERTIEQIEKQLNKKLDIIKVKTFDESQSISRELMLVKVKFNKGNRRDIMETCEIMKAQIVDMSKNHMMIQICDVPERTALLITLLQSISIVEVARTGTLALPKCSEVL